The Algoriphagus sanaruensis genome window below encodes:
- a CDS encoding Rv1355c family protein has translation MLANSVGKRDLSVFPELLNPEDSEDWKRICDLRSNSTVFISDEIFSQVSDLIKANHPESQLTKDQLGLRVEEFFAEIESDKYGNWFYYPWKNVLVHLLPEEDFIKVRTIRNNYKITPLEQELLAKKKVGIVGLSVGQSVALAMALERSCGEMRLADFDTLELSNLNRIKAGVTSLGVEKLVIAAREISEIDPYLKLTLFREGVHEWNVEDFLTRDGVLDLLVDECDSFDIKILLREKAKNHRIPVMMDTSDRGMLDIERYDIEPDRKIFHGFLGEVDPESLKSLSNTQKVAFGLKITGLETLSPRMKASLLEVGQSITSWPQLASGVFLGGASVSHVARKLLIGEKVKSGRYYVDLDELIPVETETFEIPAQITTQSDYHLPTNILPSGYLPDRNELLELVEHANYAPSGGNVQPWIWIYDKRGVLHLIHDRVRSHSLLDYKGTGSLIAFGAALENLRLICAQKGIETEEILHANSFEDDLIASIRFVSKSKEPRQKEKDFELVNGIKIRCTNRKNPSRKLLDIHQMESIKAFCQNPDFILEEIQEMDQLENLAKVIGGMDRMRLFHQQGLKDFIHEIRWNDQEAFETKDGIDVATLELNGTEKAAMGLLKDPRTVSFFRKFFMGYGLTKISKATITSSSAMFLLSGKDFSPKSYLQAGKILQKIWLWTNLNGISFQPVTASLFIFHRVLKENDHGFTEAEKKEIVELKESFNLIFNKGGKMEELFMFRVNFAGEPTVRSFRRDVAQTLKFLD, from the coding sequence ATGCTAGCTAATTCTGTCGGAAAAAGAGATCTATCTGTTTTTCCAGAATTATTAAACCCTGAAGATTCAGAGGATTGGAAACGAATTTGTGATTTAAGATCAAATTCTACGGTTTTCATTTCAGATGAAATATTCTCCCAAGTATCGGATTTAATTAAAGCAAATCATCCAGAAAGTCAGTTAACCAAAGATCAATTGGGGCTGAGAGTGGAAGAGTTTTTTGCTGAAATTGAATCTGATAAGTACGGTAATTGGTTTTATTATCCTTGGAAAAATGTTCTAGTTCATTTACTTCCAGAGGAGGATTTCATAAAAGTTAGGACCATCAGGAATAATTACAAAATCACCCCTTTAGAGCAAGAATTATTAGCTAAGAAGAAAGTAGGGATTGTAGGATTGTCTGTAGGTCAAAGTGTTGCCCTTGCCATGGCATTGGAAAGGAGCTGCGGAGAAATGAGGTTGGCTGATTTTGATACCCTAGAGCTAAGTAATTTAAATCGCATTAAGGCGGGGGTTACTAGTCTTGGAGTTGAGAAATTGGTGATTGCTGCGCGAGAAATCTCTGAAATTGATCCATACTTAAAGCTGACACTTTTTAGAGAAGGTGTTCATGAATGGAATGTTGAAGATTTCTTAACAAGGGATGGAGTTTTGGATCTGTTGGTTGATGAATGTGATAGTTTCGATATAAAAATCCTCTTAAGAGAGAAAGCCAAAAACCATAGGATTCCAGTTATGATGGATACCTCGGATCGGGGTATGCTTGATATTGAGCGATACGATATTGAACCTGATCGAAAAATTTTTCATGGGTTTTTGGGTGAGGTAGATCCTGAGTCTCTTAAATCTCTTTCAAACACCCAAAAGGTTGCCTTTGGGCTGAAAATTACAGGCTTAGAAACTTTATCTCCTAGAATGAAAGCCTCTTTACTGGAAGTAGGTCAAAGTATTACTTCATGGCCACAATTGGCTTCTGGAGTTTTTTTAGGAGGGGCTTCTGTGTCTCATGTTGCTCGAAAATTACTCATTGGTGAAAAAGTAAAGTCAGGTAGATACTATGTGGATTTGGATGAATTAATCCCTGTAGAGACGGAAACCTTTGAGATTCCGGCCCAAATCACAACTCAAAGCGACTATCATTTACCTACAAATATTCTTCCTTCAGGCTATTTACCAGATAGAAATGAATTACTGGAATTGGTAGAACATGCTAATTATGCTCCTTCCGGAGGCAATGTTCAGCCTTGGATATGGATTTATGATAAAAGAGGTGTACTTCATTTGATTCATGATAGAGTTAGAAGTCATTCCCTTTTGGATTATAAAGGTACAGGTTCATTGATTGCCTTTGGGGCAGCTTTGGAAAACCTTAGGCTTATTTGTGCTCAAAAAGGAATCGAAACCGAAGAGATCTTGCATGCTAATTCATTTGAGGATGATTTGATTGCTAGTATCAGGTTTGTTTCAAAGTCAAAAGAACCTCGACAAAAAGAAAAGGATTTTGAACTTGTAAATGGGATTAAAATTAGATGTACTAATAGAAAGAATCCTTCTCGAAAACTTTTAGATATTCATCAAATGGAGTCCATTAAAGCTTTTTGTCAAAATCCAGATTTTATCCTTGAGGAAATTCAGGAAATGGATCAATTGGAGAATTTGGCGAAAGTTATTGGGGGAATGGACCGTATGCGACTCTTCCATCAGCAAGGTCTCAAGGACTTCATTCATGAAATCCGATGGAATGATCAAGAAGCATTCGAAACAAAAGACGGAATTGATGTCGCCACTTTAGAACTTAATGGAACGGAGAAAGCTGCAATGGGATTATTAAAGGATCCTCGAACTGTAAGTTTCTTTAGAAAATTTTTTATGGGTTATGGTTTGACCAAAATTTCGAAAGCCACCATAACATCTTCGTCTGCCATGTTTTTATTGAGTGGAAAAGATTTTTCACCAAAGTCTTATTTGCAAGCAGGTAAGATTTTGCAAAAGATCTGGCTTTGGACAAATCTTAATGGGATAAGCTTTCAACCTGTCACTGCTTCACTCTTTATTTTTCATCGCGTGTTAAAGGAAAATGATCATGGATTTACCGAGGCAGAAAAAAAAGAAATCGTGGAATTGAAAGAATCCTTTAATTTGATTTTTAATAAAGGTGGTAAAATGGAGGAATTATTTATGTTTAGAGTAAATTTCGCCGGAGAGCCAACAGTTAGATCATTCAGAAGGGATGTAGCTCAAACCCTAAAATTCCTTGATTAA